Proteins from a genomic interval of Tenacibaculum sp. SZ-18:
- a CDS encoding cellulase N-terminal Ig-like domain-containing protein, translating into MISVVSNNELDKLSYVTKYVSGKEIMSGETGKGLLWKDSGKYVPILDFSSINNEGNMKYL; encoded by the coding sequence TTGATTTCGGTCGTTTCTAATAATGAGCTTGATAAACTTTCATATGTAACTAAATATGTCTCAGGAAAGGAAATTATGTCTGGAGAAACAGGTAAAGGTTTGTTATGGAAAGATTCTGGAAAGTATGTTCCAATACTTGATTTTAGTTCAATAAATAATGAAGGGAATATGAAATACTTGTAG
- a CDS encoding DUF3103 family protein produces the protein MCKDLILVIINGVFLNSWYTSYDDYVDSFYKIEKNKNYKNHNESGGN, from the coding sequence ATCTGTAAAGATTTAATTTTAGTAATTATTAACGGAGTTTTTTTAAATAGTTGGTATACAAGTTACGATGATTACGTTGATTCTTTTTACAAAATTGAAAAGAATAAGAATTACAAAAATCATAATGAATCAGGCGGTAATTAG
- a CDS encoding GNAT family N-acetyltransferase, translating into MNILYRKVEQQDNHYLAKMIRGVIEEFDAPRTGTVYSDSSTDTLFELFQESNSVLWVAEANNEAIGCCGIFPTEGLDKGYCELVKFYISDKARGKGIGKELMLRSIDSAKELGYTHIYLESLPHFSKAISMYEESGFITIDKQLGDSGHSSCNVWMLKKLE; encoded by the coding sequence ATGAATATTTTATATAGAAAAGTTGAACAACAAGACAATCATTATTTAGCAAAAATGATACGAGGTGTTATTGAAGAATTTGACGCCCCGAGAACTGGAACAGTATATTCAGATAGCTCAACAGATACTCTTTTTGAACTATTTCAAGAATCAAATTCAGTCTTATGGGTTGCCGAGGCAAACAATGAAGCTATTGGATGTTGTGGGATTTTTCCAACAGAAGGTCTTGATAAGGGTTATTGCGAACTGGTAAAATTCTATATTTCAGATAAAGCCAGAGGAAAAGGTATCGGAAAAGAATTAATGCTCAGGAGTATTGATTCTGCAAAAGAACTAGGATATACTCATATTTATCTTGAAAGTTTACCCCATTTTTCAAAAGCTATTTCAATGTATGAAGAATCAGGATTTATAACTATCGATAAACAATTAGGAGATTCAGGTCATTCAAGTTGTAATGTATGGATGCTTAAAAAACTTGAATAA
- the gyrB gene encoding DNA topoisomerase (ATP-hydrolyzing) subunit B, protein MSEEKKHNYSADSIQALEGMEHVRMRPSMYIGDVGVRGLHHLVYEVVDNSIDEALAGHCDTITVDINEDNSITVRDNGRGIPVGLHKKEGVSALEVVMTKIGAGGKFDKDSYKVSGGLHGVGVSCVNALSDHLKATVHRDGKIWQQEYERGKTLYPVKTVGETDITGTEVTFSPDKSIFQQTTEYNYDTLAARMRELAYLNKGITVTLTDKRNQDDEGNNISETFHSNEGLSEFVRYLDNTRTPVIQHVISMEGEKNGIPVEVAMIYNDSYAENLHSYVNNINTHEGGTHLSGFRRGLTGTLKKYADNSGLLKNVKFEISGDDFREGLTAIVSVKVAEPQFEGQTKTKLGNREVTSAVSQAVSEMLTDYLEENPNDAKTIVQKVILAAQARHAARKAREMVQRKTVMSIGGLPGKLSDCSETDPAQCEIFLVEGDSAGGTAKQGRDRNFQAILPLRGKILNVEKAMQHKVFENEEIKNMFTALGITIGTEEDPRALNLTKLRYHKVVIMCDADVDGSHIATLILTFFFRYMKEMVEQGYIYIATPPLYLVKKGQKREYAWDDNQRDLINQKMGGGATIQRYKGLGEMNAEQLWDTTMNPEFRTLRQVTIDNMTEADRIFSMLMGDEVPPRREFIEKNAKYANIDA, encoded by the coding sequence ATGAGCGAAGAAAAAAAGCACAATTATTCTGCCGATAGTATTCAGGCGCTAGAAGGAATGGAGCATGTAAGAATGCGTCCTTCCATGTATATTGGAGATGTAGGTGTAAGAGGTTTACATCACTTAGTATATGAAGTTGTTGACAACTCCATTGATGAGGCATTAGCAGGACACTGTGATACTATCACGGTAGACATTAATGAAGACAACTCTATAACTGTTAGAGATAATGGCCGTGGTATTCCCGTAGGACTTCACAAGAAAGAAGGAGTTTCCGCCCTAGAAGTTGTTATGACTAAAATTGGAGCTGGAGGTAAATTCGATAAAGATTCTTATAAAGTATCTGGTGGACTGCACGGAGTTGGTGTATCTTGTGTTAATGCACTTTCGGATCATTTAAAAGCTACGGTTCATAGAGACGGAAAAATATGGCAACAAGAATACGAAAGAGGTAAAACATTATACCCAGTAAAAACTGTTGGTGAAACTGATATCACTGGAACTGAAGTTACATTTTCTCCAGACAAATCTATTTTCCAGCAAACTACAGAGTACAATTACGACACCTTAGCTGCTCGTATGAGAGAACTTGCTTATTTGAATAAAGGGATTACCGTTACTTTAACTGACAAGCGTAATCAAGACGACGAAGGAAATAACATTTCTGAGACTTTCCATAGTAATGAAGGATTATCTGAATTTGTAAGATATCTTGACAATACTCGTACGCCTGTTATTCAACATGTAATTTCAATGGAAGGAGAAAAAAATGGAATTCCAGTTGAAGTTGCCATGATTTATAATGATTCTTATGCCGAAAATCTTCATTCATACGTAAACAATATCAACACTCACGAAGGAGGTACACATTTATCAGGTTTTAGAAGAGGATTAACAGGTACATTAAAAAAATACGCGGATAATTCTGGATTATTGAAGAATGTAAAGTTCGAAATATCTGGAGATGATTTCCGGGAAGGATTAACGGCTATTGTCTCTGTAAAAGTTGCAGAACCTCAATTCGAAGGACAAACAAAAACAAAATTAGGAAACAGAGAAGTAACTTCAGCTGTATCACAAGCAGTTTCTGAAATGTTAACGGATTACCTTGAAGAAAATCCAAACGATGCAAAAACTATTGTACAAAAAGTAATCTTAGCTGCACAAGCACGTCACGCTGCTCGTAAAGCAAGAGAAATGGTTCAACGTAAAACTGTAATGAGTATTGGTGGTTTACCTGGTAAATTATCTGATTGTTCTGAAACAGATCCTGCACAATGTGAGATTTTCTTAGTCGAGGGAGATTCGGCAGGTGGAACTGCAAAACAAGGAAGAGATCGTAATTTTCAAGCTATTTTACCATTAAGAGGAAAAATCTTAAATGTTGAAAAAGCAATGCAACATAAAGTTTTTGAGAACGAGGAAATCAAAAACATGTTCACCGCATTGGGAATTACAATTGGAACAGAAGAAGATCCAAGAGCTTTAAACCTAACTAAATTACGTTATCACAAAGTAGTAATTATGTGTGATGCCGATGTAGATGGATCTCATATTGCAACATTAATCTTAACATTCTTCTTCCGTTACATGAAAGAGATGGTTGAACAAGGTTATATTTATATTGCTACTCCTCCACTTTATTTAGTTAAAAAAGGACAAAAAAGAGAATACGCTTGGGACGATAACCAACGTGATTTGATTAACCAAAAAATGGGCGGTGGAGCTACTATTCAACGCTATAAAGGTCTCGGAGAGATGAATGCTGAACAATTATGGGATACAACTATGAATCCTGAGTTTAGAACATTACGTCAAGTTACCATCGATAACATGACTGAAGCAGACCGAATTTTCTCTATGTTAATGGGAGACGAAGTACCTCCGCGTAGAGAGTTTATTGAGAAGAATGCGAAATATGCAAACATCGATGCATAA
- a CDS encoding anthranilate synthase component II, translated as MKILILDNYDSFTYNLVHMVEKITDKYPDVYRNDEITVEEVGDYDLIMLSPGPGIPDEAGILKEVIKTYAGKKPIFGVCLGLQAITEVFGGTIINMNEVFHGVATDMKVTKPEAVIFKDIPEVFPAARYHSWIASNEDLPADLEVTAIDEDGGIMAIRHTKHQISAVQFHPESILTEVGEQLVRNFINSVSKN; from the coding sequence ATGAAAATATTAATCTTAGATAATTACGATTCGTTTACCTATAATTTGGTTCACATGGTGGAGAAAATTACGGACAAGTATCCAGATGTATATAGAAATGACGAAATCACAGTTGAAGAAGTTGGAGATTATGATTTAATTATGTTGTCTCCTGGACCAGGAATTCCTGATGAAGCTGGAATCTTAAAAGAGGTCATCAAAACCTATGCAGGAAAGAAGCCAATTTTTGGTGTGTGTTTAGGATTACAAGCAATCACAGAAGTATTCGGTGGAACTATAATAAATATGAACGAAGTTTTTCATGGTGTGGCTACAGATATGAAGGTTACCAAACCAGAAGCGGTAATTTTCAAGGATATTCCTGAAGTTTTTCCAGCGGCACGTTATCATTCTTGGATTGCTTCTAATGAAGATTTACCTGCAGATTTGGAGGTGACGGCAATTGATGAAGATGGAGGAATTATGGCAATCCGTCATACAAAACATCAAATTAGCGCTGTGCAATTTCATCCAGAAAGTATTCTAACAGAAGTGGGAGAGCAATTAGTTCGCAATTTTATTAATTCAGTTTCTAAAAATTAA
- the trpC gene encoding indole-3-glycerol phosphate synthase TrpC, with protein sequence MTILEKIINFKKQEIAKIKSEVPVKKLVESPKFKRTPISLKASLTEEGSTGIIAEFKRQSPSKGIINDQVSVNEVTNGYLDANVAAQSILTDTSFFGGTMADLMEARTVNNIKPILRKDFVVDGFQIVEAKAIGADVILLIAACLTAEEIKNYGQLANDLGLEVLYEVHNQQDLDKISDLDNKIIGINNRDLKTFKVDLEHSINLANQIPSSAIKVSESGISNPRIVTGLKEYGFQGFLIGENFMKEENPGEACLDFINQIR encoded by the coding sequence ATGACAATTTTAGAAAAAATTATAAATTTTAAAAAGCAGGAAATAGCTAAAATAAAGTCTGAAGTTCCTGTTAAAAAATTAGTAGAAAGTCCAAAGTTTAAAAGAACTCCAATTTCTTTAAAAGCTTCGTTAACAGAAGAAGGTTCTACAGGAATTATTGCAGAATTTAAAAGGCAATCTCCTTCGAAAGGAATTATCAACGATCAGGTCTCTGTTAATGAAGTAACAAACGGATATTTAGATGCAAATGTTGCAGCGCAGTCAATCTTAACGGATACTTCTTTCTTCGGAGGAACAATGGCAGATTTAATGGAGGCAAGAACTGTTAATAATATCAAGCCAATTTTGCGCAAAGATTTCGTTGTTGATGGTTTTCAAATTGTAGAAGCGAAGGCTATTGGAGCAGATGTGATTTTGTTAATTGCAGCTTGTTTAACTGCAGAAGAAATTAAGAATTATGGACAATTAGCTAACGATCTTGGGTTAGAGGTTTTATATGAAGTTCATAACCAACAAGATTTAGATAAAATTTCTGATTTAGATAATAAGATTATAGGAATCAATAATCGTGATTTAAAAACTTTTAAAGTTGATTTAGAACATTCTATCAATTTGGCGAACCAAATACCAAGTTCGGCGATCAAAGTTTCTGAAAGCGGAATTAGCAATCCAAGAATTGTTACAGGATTAAAAGAGTACGGTTTTCAAGGGTTTTTAATCGGAGAAAACTTTATGAAAGAAGAAAATCCGGGAGAAGCTTGTTTAGACTTTATAAATCAAATCAGATAA
- the asnB gene encoding asparagine synthase B, whose product MCGIICAFDLKEKSESLRPQLLEMAKKIRHRGPDWSGVYSDDKTIMAHERLAIVDPTSGQQPLFSKDRRFVLAANGEIYNHQELREQFEGKYDFQTKSDCEVILALYQEKGEEFLDDLNGIFGFAVYDAKTDEYLVARDHMGIIPLYMGWDKKGTFYVASELKALEGVCNKIEVFPPGHYYTREHGLQRWYSRDWMDHEAVRDNQTSIDELRDALEAAVHRQLMSDVPYGVLLSGGLDSSITSAIAKKYASKRIESGDEEEAWYPQLHSFSIGLEGSPDLAAAKKVSDHIGTIHHEITFTIQEGLDAIRDVIYNLETYDITTIRASTPMYLMARVIKSMGIKMVLSGEGADEIFGGYLYFHKAPDPEEFHKETVRKLDKLYQYDCLRANKSLMAWGIEGRVPFLDKEFMDVAMRINPEDKMINGERMEKWVLRKAFESYLPESVAWRQKEQFSDGVGYNWIDTLKELVETEVTDEMMRSAHHRFPIQTPRAKEEYYYRSIFEEHFPSETAALTVPSVPSIACSTPTALAWDESFKNQNEPSGRAIKMVHEDAY is encoded by the coding sequence ATGTGTGGAATTATATGTGCGTTTGATTTAAAAGAAAAGTCTGAGTCGTTAAGACCTCAACTACTAGAAATGGCGAAAAAAATTCGTCATAGAGGTCCAGATTGGAGTGGAGTTTATAGTGATGATAAAACAATTATGGCTCATGAAAGACTTGCCATAGTTGACCCAACATCTGGACAACAACCTTTATTTAGTAAAGACAGAAGATTTGTACTAGCTGCAAATGGAGAAATATATAATCATCAAGAATTAAGAGAACAGTTTGAAGGAAAATATGATTTCCAGACTAAATCTGACTGCGAAGTAATTCTAGCTTTATATCAAGAAAAAGGTGAAGAGTTTTTAGATGATTTAAACGGAATTTTTGGTTTCGCAGTTTATGACGCTAAAACTGATGAATACTTAGTTGCTCGTGATCACATGGGAATTATTCCTTTATACATGGGTTGGGACAAAAAAGGAACATTCTATGTTGCTTCTGAATTAAAAGCTTTAGAAGGGGTTTGCAATAAAATTGAAGTTTTTCCTCCGGGACATTATTACACTAGAGAACACGGATTACAACGGTGGTATTCTAGAGATTGGATGGATCATGAAGCGGTAAGAGATAACCAAACTAGCATCGATGAATTGCGCGATGCTCTTGAAGCCGCGGTTCACAGACAACTAATGAGTGATGTACCTTATGGTGTTTTGTTATCGGGAGGGTTAGATTCTTCAATCACTTCTGCAATTGCCAAGAAGTATGCCTCAAAAAGAATTGAAAGCGGAGATGAAGAAGAAGCGTGGTATCCGCAATTACACTCGTTCTCCATCGGATTAGAAGGTTCACCAGATTTAGCAGCTGCTAAGAAAGTTTCAGACCATATTGGAACAATTCATCATGAAATCACATTTACAATTCAAGAAGGATTAGATGCAATTAGAGATGTTATTTACAACCTTGAAACATACGACATTACAACGATTAGAGCCTCAACTCCGATGTATTTAATGGCAAGAGTAATCAAATCAATGGGAATAAAAATGGTTTTATCAGGAGAAGGAGCTGATGAAATTTTTGGAGGATATTTATACTTCCACAAAGCTCCAGATCCAGAGGAATTCCATAAAGAAACTGTACGTAAACTAGACAAACTATATCAATATGATTGTTTAAGAGCCAACAAAAGTTTAATGGCTTGGGGAATCGAAGGAAGAGTCCCTTTCTTAGACAAAGAATTTATGGATGTAGCGATGCGCATAAACCCAGAAGATAAAATGATTAACGGTGAACGAATGGAAAAATGGGTTCTAAGAAAAGCTTTTGAAAGTTATCTGCCAGAAAGTGTTGCTTGGAGACAAAAAGAGCAATTCTCTGATGGCGTTGGTTACAACTGGATTGATACGTTAAAAGAATTAGTGGAAACTGAAGTTACGGATGAAATGATGCGTAGTGCTCATCATAGATTCCCAATTCAAACTCCAAGGGCTAAAGAAGAATATTATTACCGTTCAATATTTGAGGAGCATTTCCCGAGTGAAACGGCAGCTTTAACTGTACCATCTGTGCCATCAATTGCTTGTAGCACACCAACAGCACTTGCTTGGGATGAGAGCTTTAAAAATCAGAATGAACCTAGTGGAAGAGCCATAAAAATGGTTCATGAAGATGCATACTAA
- a CDS encoding DUF6588 family protein, translating into MKKLILLIIAISSLNVSSQELETILLAGDDAGKLTNAYVNPGTKALIFNINNGWYHTAKVHKKFGFDITISASGSIIPEKEQFFNLADIGLSNVTTFNQPTTPTLGADNNITPAEITYNGTVSDQNVSVTFEMPSGIKDDLPIGMVPSAMVQVGLGLPFKLEAIARFVPKIGNDDFKAGLFGIGLKKEITNWFGPLDKTPLHVSLLAAYTSMNADYEIGNTSSDGVGVITQNASAEFKLNAYTFQALASLNFPIINVYGGVGYNSGNSDLNMLGDYTLSYGPGIQETVSNPLSISSDAGSFNATIGVRLSLGFFKLFGSYSAQEFSSFNAGIAFSFR; encoded by the coding sequence ATGAAAAAACTGATACTTCTAATAATTGCAATCTCAAGTTTGAATGTTTCAAGTCAAGAACTTGAAACAATTTTACTAGCGGGAGATGATGCAGGTAAACTTACTAACGCATACGTCAACCCTGGAACTAAAGCTCTTATTTTCAACATAAACAACGGATGGTACCATACAGCTAAAGTTCATAAGAAATTTGGTTTTGATATCACAATAAGCGCAAGTGGTTCTATTATCCCTGAAAAAGAACAATTTTTTAATCTTGCGGATATAGGTTTATCAAATGTAACAACGTTTAACCAACCTACTACACCAACCCTTGGTGCCGACAACAACATTACACCTGCCGAAATAACTTATAATGGAACAGTTTCCGATCAAAATGTTTCTGTAACGTTTGAGATGCCTTCTGGAATAAAAGATGATTTACCTATTGGGATGGTTCCCTCTGCAATGGTTCAGGTTGGTTTAGGTTTACCCTTTAAACTAGAAGCCATAGCAAGATTTGTTCCAAAGATTGGTAATGATGACTTTAAAGCAGGATTATTCGGAATTGGTTTAAAGAAAGAAATCACAAATTGGTTCGGACCACTAGACAAAACACCTCTTCATGTTTCTCTTCTTGCTGCTTACACCAGTATGAACGCTGATTATGAAATTGGGAACACATCTTCCGATGGAGTAGGAGTAATAACTCAAAACGCTTCTGCTGAGTTTAAACTAAATGCGTATACTTTTCAAGCCTTAGCGTCTTTGAACTTTCCAATAATAAATGTATATGGAGGTGTTGGATATAATAGTGGAAACTCAGATTTAAACATGTTAGGAGATTACACGTTATCATATGGCCCTGGAATTCAAGAAACAGTTTCAAATCCTTTATCAATTTCAAGTGATGCGGGGAGCTTTAATGCAACAATTGGAGTTCGTTTAAGTCTAGGATTCTTTAAACTTTTTGGAAGTTACTCTGCCCAAGAATTTAGCTCCTTTAATGCCGGAATAGCGTTTAGTTTTAGATAA
- a CDS encoding anthranilate synthase component I family protein: MKPLQFKTICKQKIADTVTPVGLYLRLRDKYPSTLLLESSDYHSKEESFSFICVEPIVSFKADKNDFTISLKNKEVEKQPIDRNFNELFKNFTSRIDLDCDERLKSFNGLYGYTTYDSVQYFETIKLTNPDAPSAIPMMQYSFYRFIIAINHFNDEMQLIENLEVGEESRLEEIETIIEAQAFNTQKFEIQGEETSNVTSEDFIENVKRAKAHCKRGDVFQLVLSRQFQQKYKGDEFNVYRALRSINPSPYLFYFDYGSFKLMGSSPEAQIKINNGKAIINPIAGTFRRTGDMAEDIKLGKKLSEDKKETAEHVMLVDLARNDLSKHAENVTVEVFKEVQYFSHVIHLVSTVQGQLMGDPIKIVGDTFPAGTLSGAPKYKAMQLIDKYENQSRGFYGGAVGIMGLNGDVNLAIGIRSFVSKNNVLYYQAGAGIVIHSDEEKELQEVNNKLAALKKALTLAEKI; the protein is encoded by the coding sequence ATGAAGCCATTACAATTTAAAACAATTTGTAAACAAAAAATAGCAGATACGGTTACTCCGGTTGGTTTGTATTTGCGTTTGAGAGACAAATATCCGAGTACATTACTGCTAGAGAGTTCAGATTATCACAGTAAAGAAGAAAGTTTCTCTTTCATATGTGTTGAACCTATAGTTTCTTTCAAAGCTGATAAAAATGATTTTACGATTTCTTTGAAAAATAAAGAGGTTGAAAAACAACCAATTGATAGAAATTTCAATGAATTATTTAAAAATTTTACGAGTCGAATCGATTTAGATTGCGATGAGAGACTAAAATCTTTTAATGGATTATATGGTTATACAACATACGATAGTGTTCAGTATTTCGAAACTATTAAATTAACTAATCCAGATGCTCCTTCTGCAATTCCAATGATGCAGTATAGCTTTTACAGATTTATTATTGCAATTAATCATTTTAATGACGAAATGCAGTTGATAGAAAACCTTGAAGTAGGAGAAGAGTCAAGATTAGAAGAGATTGAAACGATAATCGAAGCACAAGCATTCAATACGCAAAAATTTGAAATTCAAGGAGAGGAAACATCTAATGTTACGAGCGAAGATTTTATTGAAAATGTAAAACGAGCAAAGGCGCATTGCAAAAGAGGAGATGTTTTCCAATTGGTATTATCGCGTCAATTTCAACAAAAATATAAAGGAGATGAATTTAATGTATACAGAGCATTGCGTTCTATAAATCCATCACCATATTTATTTTACTTTGACTACGGAAGTTTCAAATTAATGGGGTCTTCTCCAGAAGCTCAAATTAAAATCAACAACGGAAAAGCTATTATCAATCCAATTGCAGGAACTTTCAGAAGAACTGGAGATATGGCCGAAGATATTAAGTTGGGAAAGAAATTATCAGAAGATAAAAAAGAAACAGCAGAGCATGTAATGTTAGTTGATTTGGCTAGAAACGACTTAAGTAAACATGCAGAAAATGTAACTGTTGAAGTATTTAAGGAAGTACAATATTTCAGTCATGTCATTCACTTAGTTTCTACAGTTCAAGGACAATTAATGGGAGATCCAATTAAGATTGTTGGAGATACTTTTCCGGCAGGAACGTTAAGCGGAGCTCCAAAATATAAGGCAATGCAGTTAATTGATAAATATGAAAATCAATCTCGCGGATTTTATGGAGGAGCTGTTGGAATTATGGGATTGAACGGAGATGTTAACTTGGCAATTGGTATTCGATCTTTTGTAAGTAAAAATAATGTCCTTTACTATCAAGCAGGAGCGGGAATTGTAATTCATTCAGATGAAGAAAAAGAGTTGCAAGAAGTTAATAACAAACTAGCAGCATTAAAGAAGGCGTTAACCTTAGCTGAAAAAATTTAA
- the mdh gene encoding malate dehydrogenase, which yields MKVTVVGAGAVGASCAEYIAIKDFASEVVLVDIKEGFAEGKAMDLMQTASLNGFDTKIVGTTGDYSKTAGSDICVITSGIARKPGMSRDELLGINAGIVKSVSASLIEHSPNTIIIVVSNPMDTMTYLVHKTTGLPKNRIIGMGGALDSARFKYRLAEALEAPISDVDGMVIGGHSDKGMVPLTRLATRNSVPVSEFLSEERLEQVKQDTKVGGATLTGLLGTSAWYAPGAAVSGLVQAIACDQKKIYPCSALLDGEYGLSDLCIGVPVVLGRNGIEKIVEINLSTSEKEHLAASAEAVKNNNSNLEF from the coding sequence ATGAAAGTAACAGTTGTAGGAGCAGGTGCTGTAGGTGCAAGTTGCGCTGAGTACATCGCTATTAAAGATTTCGCTTCAGAAGTAGTTTTAGTTGACATTAAAGAAGGATTTGCTGAAGGTAAGGCAATGGATTTAATGCAAACTGCATCTTTAAATGGTTTCGATACTAAAATTGTTGGAACAACTGGAGATTATAGCAAAACTGCTGGTTCTGATATCTGTGTAATTACTTCTGGAATTGCTCGTAAACCTGGAATGTCTCGTGATGAGTTATTAGGGATTAATGCTGGAATTGTAAAATCAGTTTCTGCGAGTTTAATTGAGCACTCTCCAAACACAATTATCATAGTTGTATCAAACCCAATGGATACAATGACTTATTTAGTTCACAAAACAACTGGCTTACCTAAAAATAGAATCATTGGAATGGGTGGCGCTTTAGATTCTGCTCGTTTCAAATATAGATTAGCTGAAGCTTTAGAAGCTCCAATTTCTGATGTTGATGGTATGGTTATCGGAGGGCACTCTGATAAAGGAATGGTTCCTTTAACTCGTTTAGCTACTCGTAACTCTGTTCCTGTTTCTGAATTCTTATCAGAAGAAAGATTAGAGCAAGTAAAGCAAGATACCAAAGTTGGTGGAGCTACATTAACTGGATTATTAGGAACTTCTGCTTGGTATGCTCCTGGAGCTGCTGTTTCTGGATTAGTTCAAGCAATTGCTTGTGATCAAAAGAAAATCTACCCATGTTCTGCTCTATTAGATGGTGAATATGGATTATCTGATTTATGTATTGGAGTTCCTGTTGTTCTAGGAAGAAACGGTATTGAAAAAATCGTTGAAATTAACTTAAGTACTTCTGAAAAAGAACACTTAGCTGCATCTGCAGAAGCAGTTAAAAACAATAATTCGAACTTAGAGTTTTAA
- the trpD gene encoding anthranilate phosphoribosyltransferase, which produces MKDILNDLYQHKRLTKSEAKQILIDIAKEQYNDAHLASFLTVFMMRPITAEELAGFREALLELAIKVDLSEFNTIDIVGTGGDGKDTFNISTLTSFVVAGTGQKVAKHGNYSVSSKSGSSDMLESFGYEFTNDESVLKGQLEKANICFLHAPKFHPAMKAVGPIRKALKLKTFFNMLGPLVNPSFAQNQLLGTFNLEVARLYNYILQEEGTNYGIVHALDGYDEISLTGGFKLFTKQGEQLITPEDLGIQRVEQSDIYGGNSVEEAAKIFKTILNGEGTEAQNSVVLTNAAFALTIIDSNKDFSAAFEEAKSSLFGGKAKECLQKLVS; this is translated from the coding sequence ATGAAAGATATTTTAAACGATTTGTATCAGCACAAACGATTAACAAAAAGTGAAGCAAAACAGATTTTAATTGATATTGCTAAAGAACAATATAATGATGCGCATTTAGCTTCTTTCTTAACTGTATTTATGATGCGTCCGATAACTGCTGAAGAATTAGCAGGATTTAGAGAGGCATTATTAGAATTGGCAATTAAAGTTGATTTATCTGAGTTCAATACCATTGATATAGTTGGAACAGGAGGAGATGGAAAAGACACGTTTAATATTTCTACTTTAACTTCATTTGTAGTTGCAGGAACTGGACAAAAAGTGGCTAAACATGGAAATTATTCTGTTTCATCAAAGTCGGGTTCTTCTGATATGTTAGAGAGTTTTGGGTATGAGTTCACAAATGATGAATCGGTGCTAAAAGGACAGCTAGAAAAAGCAAATATTTGTTTTTTACATGCTCCGAAATTTCATCCAGCAATGAAGGCAGTAGGTCCAATTCGTAAGGCTTTAAAATTAAAGACATTTTTCAATATGTTGGGGCCTTTGGTAAATCCAAGTTTCGCTCAAAATCAATTGTTGGGTACATTTAATTTAGAAGTAGCTAGATTATACAATTATATCTTACAAGAAGAAGGAACAAATTACGGAATTGTTCATGCTTTAGATGGATATGATGAAATCTCATTAACTGGAGGATTTAAATTATTTACAAAGCAAGGTGAGCAATTAATAACTCCAGAAGATTTAGGAATTCAACGTGTTGAACAATCAGATATTTACGGAGGAAATTCTGTAGAAGAAGCAGCAAAAATTTTCAAAACAATTTTAAATGGTGAAGGTACAGAAGCGCAAAATAGTGTTGTGCTTACAAATGCTGCCTTTGCATTAACAATAATAGACTCAAATAAAGACTTTTCAGCTGCTTTTGAAGAAGCAAAATCTTCATTATTCGGAGGGAAAGCAAAAGAGTGTTTACAAAAATTAGTGAGTTAA
- a CDS encoding glycoside hydrolase family 9 protein → MLAKSYSDTAWSYTSSEGAINWNAPLVNVVNALQYYQTKNFK, encoded by the coding sequence ATGCTAGCAAAATCATATTCTGATACTGCGTGGTCCTATACTTCTAGTGAAGGAGCAATCAACTGGAATGCACCATTGGTGAATGTTGTAAATGCACTTCAATATTATCAAACAAAAAATTTTAAATAA